A genomic stretch from Tribolium castaneum strain GA2 chromosome 6, icTriCast1.1, whole genome shotgun sequence includes:
- the LOC660935 gene encoding alpha-esterase like protein E3 (The RefSeq protein has 1 frameshift compared to this genomic sequence): MKQPELTIEQGKLLGSTGKDIRGIPFYKFQGIPYAKPPLGHLRFKAPEPPEHWEGVLDATKPGNVCYQRDLFRQKITGSENCLVLNVYTRNIPDGIHTSLYPVLVWIHGGYFIFGSGNDDIYGPEFLLSENLVLVTVNYRLGMLGFLCLEDLALEVPGNAGLKDIVMALKWVQRNIYKFCGNPHNVTIFGQDAGGSSVHLLFLSPLTAGLFHRAIAQSGCAVNPWARGTRGGNTVAEVLKIGLNDERELLDCLMTKTVEEILEIQEKIVDKLVASEVRPFGYVLESSANRFAFITEEPLQAMLGGRFNHVPLIVGFTSSEGMEIYKNLKNQGLPPLETFIPWSFNYNMDKSETDKLRDRLKKFYFEKEAPLKQVNKIFDLISDSMFIFPIIQTVMILFHKNKAPTYVYMISAETKLNFYKKLAKIKEPGVSHFDDIGYLFKTFKTPELKPGSVEEVVVTKLIKLWSNFATFGEPTPHKRDSLLKVKWKPMKKHEIEFLDIGRELKVSLNPVHDRMFCWKGIFSESPTGKRTECPFLKQLLFKK, encoded by the exons ATGAAACAACCCGAATTAACCATCGAGCAGGGAAAATTGCTTGGTTCTACCGGAAAAGACATCCGAGGAATCCCCTTTTACAAATTCCAAGGAATCCCCTACGCTAAACCCCCACTTGGCCACCTCAGGTTTAAG GCCCCTGAACCTCCCGAGCACTGGGAGGGAGTCCTGGACGCCACCAAGCCCGGAAATGTATGCTACCAACGCGATTTGTTCCGTCAGAAAATCACAGGGAGCGAAAATTGCCTGGTTTTGAACGTTTACACGCGAAAC ATTCCAGACGGTATCCACACTAGCTTGTACCCAGTCCTGGTGTGGATACACGGgggttattttatttttgggtcAGGGAATGACGATATCTACGGGCCTGAGTTTCTACTAAGTGAAAATTTGGTCCTGGTTACGGTCAATTATCGACTAGGGATGTTGGGGTTTTTGTGTCTCGAGGATTTGGCTTTGGAGGTGCCTGGAAATGCCGGGCTGAAGGACATAGTAATGGCCTTGAAGTGGGTACAGAGGAATATTTATAAGTTTTGTGGAAATCCACACAATGTTACAATTTTTGGGCAAGATGCTGGCGGTTCCAGTGTccatctcttatttttgtcgCCTTTGACCGCTGGCCTTTTTCATCGAGCGATCGCTCAGAGTGGGTGTGCGGTTAATCCGTGGGCCAGGGGGACCAGAGGGGGTAACACCGTTGCTGAAGTTCTCAAAATAGGATTGAATGATGAAAGGGAGCTTCTTGATTGTTTGATGACAAAAACAGTTGaggaaattttggaaattcaagaaaaaatcGTTGAT aagcTGGTGGCTTCCGAAGTCAGGCCTTTCGGTTACGTTCTTGAGTCTTCTGCCAACAGGTTTGCTTTCATAACCGAAGAACCGCTACAAGCCATGCTGGGGGGAAGGTTTAACCATGTGCCTTTGATTGTTGGGTTTACAAGTTCGGAAGGGATGGAGATTTataagaatttgaaaaatcaaggTTTGCCACCTCTTGAAACTTTTATTCCTTGGAGTTTTAACTACAATATGGATAAGTCTGAAACTGATAAGTTACGTGACAGgcttaagaaattttattttgaaaaggaAGCTCCGTTGAAACAagtcaacaaaatttttgat TTGATATCTGACtcaatgtttatttttccGATCATTCAAACCGTAATGATTTTATTCCACAAAAACAAGGCGCCCACTTATGTCTACATGATATCAGCAGAGACCAAGctgaatttttacaaaaagttgGCCAAAATCAAAGAACCCG GTGTTTCACATTTTGACGATATTGGTTATCTttttaaaacgtttaaaaCTCCTGAATTGAAACCTGGAAGTGTGGAAGAAGTTGTAGTtacgaaattaataaaactttggAGTAATTTTGCCACGTTTGGAGAACCAACTCCTCACAAACGGGATTCACTGTTGAAAGTGAAGTGGAAACCGAtgaaaaaacacgaaattgAGTTTCTTGACATTGGGAGGGAGTTGAAGGTTTCGTTGAATCCGGTGCATGACAGGATGTTTTGTTGGAAGGGCATTTTCAGCGAAAGTCCCACCGGGAAACGAACAGAGTGCCCATTTTTAAAGcaactattattt aaaaaatag
- the LOC660935 gene encoding alpha-esterase like protein E3 isoform X1, producing MELSIEQGRLRGCVGTDIKGSNFLKFKGIPYARPPLGDLRFKAPQPPEKWAGVLDASKEGDASYHCDVVRENIMVGSENCLVLNVYTRKLGDGKNLRPVMVWIHGGGFVWGSGSEELYGPDFLMTEDIVYVTINYRLGMLGFLNFEDPSLGVPGNAGFKDMIMGLKWVQRNISAFGGDPNNVTIFGESAGGASVHLLTLSPLAKGLFHKAIVQSACALNPGARGTKGARHIAKALNLEGADDKTVLEHLKTKTFAEIFEIQKKIVDPLVANEIRPFGPVVESGDKKAAFLTQEPYEIILSGNFNQVPVMIGFTSREGMLAQMFKDCRKDFSVQDHIPWTFGYSKEEAKAVTTTVKKFYFGNEEPSADNVVKAFDLASDVFFLYGIHKAVGAQYSRSKAPIYVYEMTIETELNFFKNLLKITEPGVCHADDIGYLFNHFVTPKITPGSAADIGRSRFVKLWTNFAKFGNPTPDQNDKLLKTVWKPVTKPEIDVLDIGTDLKMVSNPYRERIQFWEKLYSESPAGRNKEQIVKNCQNSCKMKQPELTIEQGKLLGSTGKDIRGIPFYKFQGIPYAKPPLGHLRFKAPEPPEHWEGVLDATKPGNVCYQRDLFRQKITGSENCLVLNVYTRNIPDGIHTSLYPVLVWIHGGYFIFGSGNDDIYGPEFLLSENLVLVTVNYRLGMLGFLCLEDLALEVPGNAGLKDIVMALKWVQRNIYKFCGNPHNVTIFGQDAGGSSVHLLFLSPLTAGLFHRAIAQSGCAVNPWARGTRGGNTVAEVLKIGLNDERELLDCLMTKTVEEILEIQEKIVDKLVASEVRPFGYVLESSANRFAFITEEPLQAMLGGRFNHVPLIVGFTSSEGMEIYKNLKNQGLPPLETFIPWSFNYNMDKSETDKLRDRLKKFYFEKEAPLKQVNKIFDLISDSMFIFPIIQTVMILFHKNKAPTYVYMISAETKLNFYKKLAKIKEPGVSHFDDIGYLFKTFKTPELKPGSVEEVVVTKLIKLWSNFATFGEPTPHKRDSLLKVKWKPMKKHEIEFLDIGRELKVSLNPVHDRMFCWKGIFSESPTGKRTECPFLKQLLF from the exons ATGGAGTTATCAATAGAACAGGGGAGGCTTCGAGGGTGTGTCGGGACTGACATCAAAGGGagcaattttctcaaattcAAGGGAATCCCATATGCGAGGCCCCCGCTGGGTGACCTCCGATTCAAG GCGCCCCAACCTCCGGAAAAATGGGCTGGTGTTTTAGACGCGTCCAAAGAAGGGGATGCTTCCTACCACTGCGACGTAGTCAGAGAGAATATCATGGTTGGGAGCGAAAACTGTCTGGTCTTGAACGTGTACACGCGAAAA CTGGGTGATGGTAAAAATTTGCGCCCAGTCATGGTTTGGATCCACGGGGGTGGTTTTGTTTGGGGCTCCGGGTCTGAAGAACTATACGGCCCTGATTTCCTAATGACCGAAGATATCGTCTACGTTACCATAAATTATCGGTTGGGAATGTTGGGTTTTTTGAACTTTGAGGACCCGTCCTTGGGGGTGCCTGGCAATGCCGGGTTCAAGGACATGATAATGGGTTTAAAATGGGTCCAGAGGAATATTTCGGCTTTCGGGGGTGACCCCAACAATGTTACAATTTTCGGGGAGAGTGCCGGGGGTGCGTCTGTGCATTTGCTAACACTGTCACCTCTGGCAAAAGGTCTTTTTCACAAAGCCATTGTTCAGAGTGCCTGTGCATTGAACCCGGGGGCTAGAGGCACGAAAGGGGCGCGTCATATTGCCAAGGCTTTGAACCTTGAAGGGGCCGATGATAAGACAGTTTTGGAGCATTTGAAGACTAAAACTTTCGCCGAGATTTTtgaaattcagaaaaaaattgttgat CCTCTGGTGGCTAATGAGATTCGACCGTTTGGGCCTGTGGTTGAATCTGGTGACAAAAAAGCGGCTTTTTTGACACAAGAACCGTACGAAATTATATTATCAGGGAATTTCAATCAAGTTCCCGTTATGATTGGGTTTACGTCGCGTGAAGGAATGTTGGCCCAAATGTTTAAAGATTGTCGTAAGGACTTTTCTGTTCAGGATCACATTCCTTGGACGTTTGGGTATAGTAAGGAGGAAGCGAAAGCTGTTACCACTACAGTCAAAAAATTCTACTTTGGTAATGAGGAGCCATCAGCGGATAATGTTGTAAAAGCATTTGAT tTGGCAAGCGACGTTTTCTTTCTTTATGGTATTCACAAAGCTGTTGGGGCTCAATACAGTCGGTCTAAAGCACCAATCTACGTATACGAAATGACAATCGAAACAGAACTGAACTTTTTCAAGAACCTACTAAAAATTACAGAACCTG gTGTTTGTCACGCTGACGACATTGGTTATCTCTTCAATCATTTTGTAACTCCGAAAATAACTCCCGGAAGCGCCGCAGATATCGGTCGTTCAAGGTTCGTCAAGTTGTGGACCAACTTCGCAAAATTTGGAAACCCAACTCCCGACCAAAACGACAAGTTGTTGAAAACTGTCTGGAAACCAGTTACAAAACCTGAAATCGATGTTCTTGACATTGGGACCGACCTGAAAATGGTCTCGAATCCATACCGGGAGAGAATACAATTTTGGGAAAAGCTTTATTCCGAAAGCCCGGCCGGCAGAAATAAG GaacaaattgtcaaaaattgtcaaaattcttGTAAAATGAAACAACCCGAATTAACCATCGAGCAGGGAAAATTGCTTGGTTCTACCGGAAAAGACATCCGAGGAATCCCCTTTTACAAATTCCAAGGAATCCCCTACGCTAAACCCCCACTTGGCCACCTCAGGTTTAAG GCCCCTGAACCTCCCGAGCACTGGGAGGGAGTCCTGGACGCCACCAAGCCCGGAAATGTATGCTACCAACGCGATTTGTTCCGTCAGAAAATCACAGGGAGCGAAAATTGCCTGGTTTTGAACGTTTACACGCGAAAC ATTCCAGACGGTATCCACACTAGCTTGTACCCAGTCCTGGTGTGGATACACGGgggttattttatttttgggtcAGGGAATGACGATATCTACGGGCCTGAGTTTCTACTAAGTGAAAATTTGGTCCTGGTTACGGTCAATTATCGACTAGGGATGTTGGGGTTTTTGTGTCTCGAGGATTTGGCTTTGGAGGTGCCTGGAAATGCCGGGCTGAAGGACATAGTAATGGCCTTGAAGTGGGTACAGAGGAATATTTATAAGTTTTGTGGAAATCCACACAATGTTACAATTTTTGGGCAAGATGCTGGCGGTTCCAGTGTccatctcttatttttgtcgCCTTTGACCGCTGGCCTTTTTCATCGAGCGATCGCTCAGAGTGGGTGTGCGGTTAATCCGTGGGCCAGGGGGACCAGAGGGGGTAACACCGTTGCTGAAGTTCTCAAAATAGGATTGAATGATGAAAGGGAGCTTCTTGATTGTTTGATGACAAAAACAGTTGaggaaattttggaaattcaagaaaaaatcGTTGAT aagcTGGTGGCTTCCGAAGTCAGGCCTTTCGGTTACGTTCTTGAGTCTTCTGCCAACAGGTTTGCTTTCATAACCGAAGAACCGCTACAAGCCATGCTGGGGGGAAGGTTTAACCATGTGCCTTTGATTGTTGGGTTTACAAGTTCGGAAGGGATGGAGATTTataagaatttgaaaaatcaaggTTTGCCACCTCTTGAAACTTTTATTCCTTGGAGTTTTAACTACAATATGGATAAGTCTGAAACTGATAAGTTACGTGACAGgcttaagaaattttattttgaaaaggaAGCTCCGTTGAAACAagtcaacaaaatttttgat TTGATATCTGACtcaatgtttatttttccGATCATTCAAACCGTAATGATTTTATTCCACAAAAACAAGGCGCCCACTTATGTCTACATGATATCAGCAGAGACCAAGctgaatttttacaaaaagttgGCCAAAATCAAAGAACCCG GTGTTTCACATTTTGACGATATTGGTTATCTttttaaaacgtttaaaaCTCCTGAATTGAAACCTGGAAGTGTGGAAGAAGTTGTAGTtacgaaattaataaaactttggAGTAATTTTGCCACGTTTGGAGAACCAACTCCTCACAAACGGGATTCACTGTTGAAAGTGAAGTGGAAACCGAtgaaaaaacacgaaattgAGTTTCTTGACATTGGGAGGGAGTTGAAGGTTTCGTTGAATCCGGTGCATGACAGGATGTTTTGTTGGAAGGGCATTTTCAGCGAAAGTCCCACCGGGAAACGAACAGAGTGCCCATTTTTAAAGcaactattattttaa